One region of Immundisolibacter sp. genomic DNA includes:
- a CDS encoding sulfotransferase domain-containing protein, which produces MSTTPPLTRPRSVPQMLERVQHMITPQSMSRALAFQPRPSDVFIATFPKSGTTWLQQIVHGLRTGGDMDFDEITQVVPWLETALDLGLDIDGPQRAQPRAYKSHLPWPMIPKGGRYLVAVRDPGDVLVSQFHFWNGWFFEAGSVTVEDIARDLFLNQTLPFNYYRHLQSWWPQRREPHTLMLCYESMLADPQAAVRRIADFIGVPLDAALLQRVLDQSSVEFMRAHARQFDDHLLREARDAACGLPPGDTGGSKVRAGRAGANVTELGDAVRAALDAAWQQHIAGPLGIADYAALRRTLEAGA; this is translated from the coding sequence ATGAGCACCACCCCACCCCTGACGCGCCCGCGTTCGGTCCCGCAAATGCTCGAGCGCGTGCAGCACATGATCACGCCGCAGAGCATGAGCCGCGCACTGGCCTTCCAGCCGCGGCCCAGCGACGTGTTCATCGCCACCTTTCCCAAGAGCGGCACCACCTGGCTGCAGCAGATCGTGCACGGCCTGCGCACCGGCGGCGACATGGACTTCGACGAGATCACGCAGGTCGTGCCGTGGCTGGAGACCGCGCTCGATCTGGGCCTCGACATCGACGGCCCGCAGCGCGCCCAGCCGCGGGCCTACAAGAGCCACCTGCCGTGGCCGATGATTCCCAAGGGTGGCCGGTACCTGGTCGCCGTGCGCGATCCGGGCGACGTGCTGGTGTCGCAGTTCCACTTCTGGAACGGCTGGTTCTTCGAGGCCGGCAGCGTCACCGTCGAGGACATCGCCCGCGACCTGTTCCTGAACCAGACCCTGCCGTTCAACTACTACCGCCACCTGCAATCCTGGTGGCCGCAACGGCGGGAACCGCACACCCTGATGCTGTGCTACGAGTCCATGCTGGCCGATCCGCAGGCCGCCGTGCGGCGCATCGCGGACTTCATCGGCGTGCCGCTGGACGCGGCGCTGCTGCAGCGGGTGCTGGACCAGTCGAGCGTCGAGTTCATGCGCGCCCACGCCCGCCAGTTCGACGACCACCTGCTGCGCGAGGCCCGCGACGCGGCCTGCGGCCTGCCGCCGGGAGACACCGGCGGCAGCAAGGTTCGCGCCGGTCGCGCCGGCGCCAACGTGACTGAACTGGGCGACGCCGTGCGGGCCGCACTGGACGCCGCCTGGCAGCAGCACATTGCCGGCCCGCTGGGCATTGCCGATTACGCCGCGCTGCGACGGACCCTGGAGGCGGGCGCCTGA